From one Bradyrhizobium sp. Ash2021 genomic stretch:
- the gltA gene encoding citrate synthase encodes MDAKSSTKTATLTVGNKTYDFPILSGTVGPDVIDIAKLYGQAGMFTYDPGFTSTGSCQSKITYIDGDAGILEYRGYPIEQLAEHGDFLETCYLLLYGELPTPAQKKDFDNRVIHHTMVHEQMARFFQGFRRDAHPMAVMVASVGALAAFYHDSTDINDPQQRMIASMRMIAKIPTLAAMAFKYTIGQPFVYPKNSLTFAENFLNMCFAVPCEEYKINPVLADALDKIFILHADHEQNASTSTVRIAGSSGANPFACIAAGIACLWGPAHGGANEAALAMLADIGTVDKIPDFIARVKDKNSEVRLMGFGHRVYKNYDPRAKIMQKMCHAVLGETGHGDDPMLKVALELEKIALSDPYFIDRKLYPNVDFYSGITLKAMGFPTSMFTVLFAVARTVGWISQWSEMIEDPHQKIGRPRQLYTGVARRDYVDIAKRT; translated from the coding sequence ATGGACGCAAAATCCAGCACCAAAACAGCCACCCTCACGGTCGGTAACAAGACCTATGATTTCCCGATTTTAAGCGGCACGGTGGGGCCTGATGTCATCGACATCGCCAAGCTCTACGGCCAGGCCGGGATGTTCACCTATGACCCCGGCTTTACCTCCACCGGCAGCTGCCAGTCCAAGATCACCTATATCGACGGCGACGCCGGTATTTTGGAATATCGCGGCTACCCGATCGAGCAGCTCGCCGAACACGGCGACTTCCTCGAAACCTGCTACCTCCTGCTTTACGGGGAGCTTCCGACCCCGGCGCAGAAGAAGGACTTCGACAACCGCGTGATCCATCACACCATGGTTCACGAACAGATGGCCCGCTTCTTCCAGGGTTTCCGCCGCGACGCCCATCCGATGGCCGTCATGGTGGCATCGGTTGGCGCGCTGGCCGCGTTCTATCACGACAGCACCGACATCAACGATCCGCAGCAGCGCATGATCGCCTCGATGCGCATGATCGCGAAGATCCCGACGCTGGCCGCGATGGCCTTCAAATACACCATCGGCCAGCCCTTCGTGTATCCGAAGAACTCGCTGACCTTCGCCGAGAACTTCCTCAACATGTGCTTCGCGGTGCCCTGCGAGGAATACAAGATCAATCCGGTGCTGGCGGACGCGCTTGACAAGATCTTCATCCTGCACGCCGACCACGAACAGAACGCCTCGACCTCGACGGTGCGTATCGCCGGCTCCTCCGGTGCCAACCCGTTCGCCTGTATCGCCGCCGGCATCGCCTGCCTGTGGGGTCCGGCGCATGGCGGCGCCAACGAGGCTGCGCTGGCGATGCTGGCCGACATCGGTACCGTCGATAAAATCCCCGACTTCATTGCGAGGGTGAAGGACAAGAACAGCGAAGTCCGCCTGATGGGCTTTGGCCACCGCGTCTACAAGAACTACGATCCGCGCGCCAAGATCATGCAGAAAATGTGTCACGCGGTGCTGGGCGAGACCGGCCATGGCGACGATCCGATGCTCAAGGTCGCACTCGAGCTGGAAAAGATCGCGCTCAGCGATCCCTACTTCATCGACCGCAAGCTCTACCCGAACGTCGACTTTTATTCGGGCATCACGCTGAAGGCGATGGGTTTCCCGACCTCGATGTTCACTGTGCTGTTCGCCGTCGCCCGCACCGTCGGCTGGATCAGCCAGTGGAGCGAGATGATCGAGGACCCGCATCAGAAGATCGGCCGCCCGCGCCAGCTCTACACCGGCGTCGCCCGCCGCGATTACGTCGATATCGCCAAGCGGACGTAA
- a CDS encoding PepSY domain-containing protein, with protein MTRRKMLLMTGGATVLGLAALVGFADQNAIFANDDDDEGQEKLIKLLDTSKINLQQGLAASEQQGQPISAKFEVDEGKLQLSVYTAKDGKFSEVLVDYTNGKVMKAEPITEGDDLAAAKSQSATMAKAKTTLKDAVDKAAAQSAKIRVVSAAPSLKDGRPVVSIAFLDGEQMKTVQQPLD; from the coding sequence ATGACCCGAAGAAAGATGTTGCTGATGACTGGCGGCGCGACGGTGCTTGGACTGGCCGCCTTGGTAGGCTTCGCCGATCAGAATGCTATCTTTGCAAACGACGATGATGACGAAGGTCAGGAGAAGCTCATCAAACTGCTGGACACTTCGAAGATCAACCTGCAGCAGGGTCTAGCGGCCAGCGAACAGCAGGGCCAGCCGATCTCGGCTAAATTCGAGGTCGACGAGGGCAAGCTCCAGCTTTCGGTCTATACCGCGAAAGATGGCAAGTTCTCGGAGGTGCTGGTCGACTATACCAATGGCAAAGTGATGAAGGCAGAGCCAATCACCGAGGGAGACGACCTCGCAGCGGCCAAATCGCAGAGCGCGACGATGGCCAAGGCAAAGACCACGTTGAAGGACGCGGTCGATAAGGCCGCCGCCCAGTCAGCCAAAATCCGGGTGGTAAGTGCGGCGCCCAGCCTGAAAGACGGGCGTCCCGTTGTTTCGATTGCCTTCCTCGACGGTGAGCAAATGAAAACTGTGCAACAGCCCTTGGATTAG
- the chrA gene encoding chromate efflux transporter, whose amino-acid sequence MTTTTTTIPSGGISELVRYFLRLGFLGFGGPVALVGQMERELVNEKKWLTKDQMREAIAICQSLPGPLAIQVGIYVAYLRCGFWGAWAGGWAFILPNFVIVAALGALYVYLGDLQPVTAIFYGVSPAVIALILHSCYRLAKLGMEDWLQWVIAAVCVAVTVILQAEVALLFIGAGIVGILYYGSLFKRTPTALSVTVAPVLAQLAPTASSSILGKLLLFFLKAGSLTFGSGLVIVPFLEQGLVQQFGWLDQRQFLIAVAIGMISPGPVVITATFVGYLVAGFWGSLVSTIGIFLPSFLLVLIAAPLLARHRGNPNVQGFVKGAYAAAIGTILGACILLGRIAVGDWLTALIGLVSLAVLFRWKVSNPLLIAATAVVGLIAFPLLQPTWVMTKF is encoded by the coding sequence ATGACGACGACTACAACGACAATTCCGAGCGGCGGAATCAGCGAGTTGGTGCGGTACTTCCTGCGCCTCGGCTTTCTCGGCTTCGGCGGTCCGGTTGCGCTGGTCGGCCAGATGGAGCGCGAACTGGTCAATGAGAAAAAATGGCTCACGAAAGACCAGATGCGCGAGGCCATCGCGATCTGCCAGTCACTTCCCGGACCTCTTGCGATTCAGGTTGGCATCTACGTTGCTTATCTCCGTTGCGGGTTTTGGGGAGCCTGGGCGGGTGGCTGGGCTTTCATCCTTCCGAACTTTGTCATCGTCGCCGCACTCGGTGCCCTCTATGTCTATCTCGGCGACCTGCAGCCGGTAACCGCCATCTTCTACGGCGTGAGCCCGGCGGTTATCGCGCTGATCCTGCATTCCTGCTACCGGCTGGCCAAGCTTGGCATGGAAGACTGGTTGCAATGGGTGATCGCGGCGGTCTGCGTTGCCGTTACCGTTATCCTTCAAGCCGAAGTGGCGCTGCTGTTCATCGGCGCAGGCATTGTCGGAATTCTGTATTACGGCAGCCTGTTTAAGCGAACGCCAACAGCGCTCTCGGTAACCGTGGCGCCGGTTCTCGCACAACTCGCGCCCACTGCCTCAAGCTCAATTCTCGGCAAGCTTTTGCTCTTCTTCCTCAAGGCGGGCTCGCTCACCTTTGGAAGCGGCCTTGTGATCGTGCCGTTCCTTGAGCAGGGACTGGTTCAACAATTCGGCTGGCTGGATCAACGCCAGTTCCTGATCGCAGTGGCCATTGGCATGATCAGCCCGGGACCGGTTGTCATCACCGCGACCTTTGTCGGCTATCTCGTCGCGGGATTCTGGGGCTCGCTCGTCTCGACGATCGGCATTTTCCTTCCATCGTTTCTGCTGGTGCTGATAGCAGCACCACTGCTCGCACGTCATCGCGGCAATCCCAACGTGCAGGGATTCGTCAAGGGTGCCTACGCGGCGGCGATCGGAACGATCCTGGGAGCCTGCATCCTCTTGGGACGGATCGCCGTCGGTGATTGGCTGACCGCCTTGATCGGGCTGGTCTCGCTCGCTGTTTTGTTCCGCTGGAAAGTCAGCAACCCGCTCCTGATTGCCGCAACGGCCGTCGTCGGCCTGATCGCGTTTCCGTTGCTGCAGCCCACTTGGGTCATGACGAAATTCTAA
- a CDS encoding Fe-Mn family superoxide dismutase has protein sequence MSYQAKPLSLDPKSIKGISEKVLVSHYENNYVGAVKRLNAIGAQLAELDFAKAPNFMVNGLKREELIAANSMILHEIYFDGLGGGAAASGALAEAIVRDFGSLERWRSEFVAMGKAEGGGSGWVILSYSPRDKRLVNQWAADHTTTLAGGRPVLVLDMYEHAYHMDYGAAAARYVDIYMEAIRWDNAAKLYDQYSRES, from the coding sequence ATGTCGTATCAAGCAAAACCCCTGTCACTCGACCCAAAGTCGATCAAGGGCATTTCGGAAAAGGTTCTCGTGAGCCACTATGAAAACAACTACGTTGGTGCCGTAAAGCGCCTCAACGCGATCGGCGCGCAGCTGGCCGAGCTCGATTTCGCCAAGGCGCCGAATTTCATGGTCAACGGCTTGAAGCGTGAAGAGTTGATCGCTGCGAACTCGATGATCCTGCACGAGATATATTTCGATGGGCTCGGTGGTGGTGCCGCCGCAAGCGGCGCGCTGGCGGAGGCCATCGTTCGCGACTTCGGCAGCCTCGAGCGCTGGCGCTCGGAATTTGTCGCGATGGGCAAGGCGGAAGGCGGCGGCTCCGGCTGGGTGATCCTGTCCTACTCGCCGCGCGACAAACGCCTCGTCAATCAATGGGCCGCGGACCACACCACGACGTTGGCCGGCGGCCGGCCGGTGTTGGTGCTCGACATGTACGAGCATGCCTATCATATGGACTACGGTGCGGCCGCCGCGCGCTATGTCGACATCTACATGGAGGCCATCCGCTGGGACAACGCCGCGAAGCTGTACGATCAGTACAGCCGCGAAAGCTAG
- the lpxB gene encoding lipid-A-disaccharide synthase: MTAARPIADRGRKIFLIATEESGDRLGANLMKVLRQRLGDAVRFEGVGGRSMAREGLVSRFPIEELSIIGLAAVVKHLPKILRLIRETAAAVTEARPDILVIIDSPDFTHRVARRVRAADPQIPIVDYVSPSVWAWRPGRARAMLSYVDHVLALLPFEPAAYQRLRGPPCSYVGHPLTEQLAALRPGADEQKRRDLAPPVLLVLPGSRRSEIRHHMAVFGQALGRLRDDGVAFELVLPTMPHLQEAIAEALAGWQVQPRIVVGEQEKRAAFRIAHAALAKSGTVTLELALSGVPMVTAYRTGSAEAWILRKAIKVNSVILANLVIGENVVPEFLQEDCTPEKLSQALREVLGDSALRRKQLEAFAKIDRIMSTGNQPPSARAADIVLATMRKARRTN, encoded by the coding sequence GTGACGGCGGCGCGCCCAATCGCCGATCGGGGGCGGAAAATCTTTCTGATCGCGACCGAGGAATCCGGGGATCGGCTCGGCGCCAATCTGATGAAGGTTTTGCGACAGCGCCTTGGCGACGCGGTGCGATTCGAAGGCGTCGGTGGCCGCTCGATGGCGCGCGAGGGGCTGGTATCGCGGTTTCCGATCGAGGAACTGTCGATCATTGGCCTTGCCGCGGTCGTCAAACATTTGCCGAAAATCCTGCGGCTGATCCGGGAAACCGCGGCCGCCGTGACGGAAGCCAGGCCGGATATTCTCGTCATCATCGACAGCCCCGATTTCACCCACCGCGTCGCCAGGCGCGTTCGCGCCGCCGACCCCCAGATCCCGATCGTGGATTATGTCTCGCCCTCGGTCTGGGCGTGGCGCCCGGGGCGGGCCCGCGCGATGCTCTCTTATGTCGATCATGTCCTGGCCCTGCTGCCGTTCGAGCCGGCGGCCTATCAGCGGCTTCGCGGCCCACCCTGCAGCTATGTCGGCCATCCCCTGACCGAGCAGCTCGCCGCGCTGCGGCCTGGCGCCGATGAACAGAAGCGGCGTGATCTGGCGCCGCCGGTGCTGCTGGTGCTGCCGGGAAGCCGCCGCAGCGAAATCCGCCACCACATGGCCGTGTTCGGCCAGGCGCTGGGCCGGCTGCGCGACGACGGTGTGGCGTTCGAACTGGTGTTGCCGACCATGCCGCATCTGCAGGAGGCGATCGCCGAAGCGTTGGCGGGCTGGCAGGTGCAGCCCCGCATCGTGGTCGGCGAGCAGGAGAAGCGGGCGGCGTTCCGGATCGCGCACGCGGCCTTGGCGAAATCCGGCACCGTCACGCTCGAACTCGCGCTCTCGGGCGTGCCGATGGTGACGGCCTACCGGACCGGCTCGGCGGAAGCCTGGATTTTGCGCAAGGCGATCAAGGTCAATTCGGTGATCCTCGCCAATCTCGTGATCGGCGAGAACGTCGTTCCGGAATTTCTGCAAGAAGACTGCACGCCGGAAAAACTGTCGCAGGCGCTGCGCGAGGTGCTCGGCGATTCAGCGCTGCGGCGAAAACAGCTCGAGGCTTTCGCAAAGATCGATCGGATCATGTCGACCGGCAACCAGCCGCCGAGCGCCCGCGCCGCCGATATCGTGCTGGCGACGATGCGGAAGGCGCGAAGGACGAATTAG
- a CDS encoding UDP-2,3-diacylglucosamine diphosphatase LpxI domain-containing protein, whose translation MMSAVSGISSPVGVIAGGGAMPFAVADSLTARGIAPVIFALRGACDPVAVERFRHHWISVGQLGRATKLFRSEGCRDLIFIGTLLRPALSEIRLDWGTIRVISKVMTSFRGGDDHLLSGIGRILEQDGFRMVGIRDVAPDVLMPEGRIARAAPDPAATADIARGQEVLRALGPFDIGQAVVVIDGHVVAVEDIEGTDGLLARVARLRAEGRIRAKAGRGVLVKAPKSGQDLRFDLPTVGAKTIEGAAKAGLAGIAIIAGHTIAAESQTMIEAADRAGLFIQGLPA comes from the coding sequence ATGATGTCGGCGGTTTCAGGGATTTCCTCGCCGGTGGGCGTGATCGCAGGTGGCGGCGCCATGCCGTTCGCGGTGGCGGATTCGCTCACCGCACGCGGCATCGCACCCGTGATCTTCGCGCTTCGAGGCGCCTGCGATCCGGTCGCGGTGGAACGCTTCCGCCATCACTGGATTTCGGTCGGCCAGCTCGGCCGCGCGACAAAGCTGTTTCGCAGCGAAGGCTGCCGCGACCTGATCTTCATCGGCACGCTGCTGCGGCCGGCACTGTCGGAGATCAGGCTGGACTGGGGCACGATCCGCGTGATCAGCAAGGTGATGACGTCGTTTCGCGGCGGCGACGATCATCTGCTGTCGGGGATCGGCCGTATTCTCGAACAGGATGGTTTCCGCATGGTCGGAATCAGGGATGTCGCCCCTGACGTCCTGATGCCCGAGGGGCGCATTGCCCGCGCAGCGCCGGATCCCGCCGCGACCGCCGATATCGCCAGGGGGCAGGAGGTGCTCCGCGCGCTCGGGCCATTCGATATCGGCCAGGCCGTGGTCGTGATCGACGGTCACGTGGTGGCGGTGGAAGATATCGAAGGCACCGACGGCCTGCTGGCGCGCGTGGCGCGGCTGCGCGCCGAGGGCCGCATCCGCGCCAAGGCCGGCCGCGGCGTGCTGGTCAAGGCGCCGAAGAGCGGCCAGGATCTGCGCTTCGACCTGCCGACGGTCGGGGCCAAAACCATCGAAGGCGCGGCCAAGGCAGGGCTTGCCGGCATTGCCATCATCGCCGGTCACACCATCGCCGCTGAATCGCAGACGATGATCGAAGCGGCCGACAGGGCCGGCCTCTTCATCCAGGGCCTGCCCGCGTGA
- the lpxA gene encoding acyl-ACP--UDP-N-acetylglucosamine O-acyltransferase — translation MSMIDPTARIEDGAVIGEGTSIGPYCIIGPHVVIGDSCKLIAHVHITAKTTIGAGCTIYPFVSLGTPPQSLSYRGELTRLEIGAGCTIRESVTMNAGTVAGGGVTRVGERGYFMNCSHVGHDCQVGNDVIFATSATLGGHCEIGDFVFIGGLSAVHQFTRIGPQVMVGGVCGVRGDVIPFGLVNGQYASLEGLNIIGMKRRKFTKERLATVRSFYQKLFHGPGIFAERLTAVQPMAAQDPAIAEILAFIGDGKHRALCLPADDGNKH, via the coding sequence ATGAGCATGATCGATCCCACCGCGCGGATTGAAGACGGCGCGGTGATCGGCGAGGGCACCTCGATCGGTCCCTACTGCATCATCGGCCCCCACGTCGTCATCGGCGACAGCTGCAAGCTGATCGCGCATGTCCATATCACCGCGAAAACCACCATTGGCGCCGGCTGCACGATCTATCCGTTCGTCTCGCTCGGCACCCCGCCGCAATCGCTAAGCTATCGCGGCGAACTCACCCGGCTCGAGATCGGCGCGGGCTGCACGATCAGAGAATCCGTCACCATGAACGCCGGTACGGTCGCGGGCGGCGGCGTCACGCGGGTCGGCGAGCGCGGCTATTTCATGAACTGCAGCCATGTCGGGCATGATTGCCAGGTCGGCAATGACGTGATCTTCGCGACCTCGGCAACCCTCGGCGGCCATTGCGAGATCGGCGATTTCGTCTTCATCGGCGGGCTCTCTGCAGTGCACCAGTTCACGCGAATCGGTCCGCAGGTGATGGTCGGCGGAGTGTGCGGCGTGCGCGGCGATGTGATCCCGTTCGGCCTCGTCAACGGCCAGTATGCAAGCCTCGAAGGGTTGAACATCATCGGCATGAAGCGCCGCAAGTTTACCAAAGAGCGGCTGGCGACCGTGCGGTCGTTCTACCAAAAACTGTTTCACGGCCCCGGGATATTTGCCGAGCGGCTGACCGCAGTGCAGCCGATGGCCGCGCAGGATCCGGCGATTGCGGAAATCCTCGCCTTCATTGGCGACGGCAAGCACCGCGCGCTGTGCCTTCCGGCCGACGACGGCAACAAGCACTGA
- the fabZ gene encoding 3-hydroxyacyl-ACP dehydratase FabZ produces the protein MEEAPVRFELVDINEILKTLPHRYPMLLIDRVMKIRTDYSGIGVKNVTFNEPPFLGHFPDRPVYPGVMMIEAMAQTAGVIGIKSVEGTEKPRAVYFLTIDKCKFRKPVMPGDTIEYHMRSIGRRKTMWWFHGDAKVNDTTVAEADVGAMLTD, from the coding sequence ATGGAGGAGGCACCGGTCAGATTTGAGCTCGTGGATATCAATGAAATCCTCAAGACGCTCCCGCACCGCTATCCGATGCTGTTGATCGACCGGGTGATGAAGATCCGGACCGATTACAGCGGCATCGGCGTCAAGAACGTCACCTTCAACGAGCCGCCGTTTCTTGGGCATTTTCCGGATCGCCCGGTCTATCCCGGCGTGATGATGATCGAAGCCATGGCGCAGACCGCCGGCGTCATCGGCATCAAGTCGGTCGAAGGCACCGAGAAGCCGCGCGCGGTTTACTTTTTGACCATCGACAAATGCAAGTTTCGCAAGCCGGTGATGCCCGGCGACACCATCGAGTACCACATGCGCTCGATCGGCCGCCGCAAGACCATGTGGTGGTTTCACGGCGACGCCAAGGTCAACGACACCACGGTCGCCGAAGCCGACGTCGGCGCGATGCTGACGGATTGA
- the lpxD gene encoding UDP-3-O-(3-hydroxymyristoyl)glucosamine N-acyltransferase: protein MAQPNFFKQPPSSTLADIATLTKAELVDPARGGLKIRGLASLDEAGPMHLTFFDNLKYADQLASTKAGACLVSPRFEARVPAHVAVLRAAQPFRAFVTLAREWHGDALRPQSWCDNDGIAPSAIIDPTAHLEDGVILDPLAVIGPRVEIGAGTVIGAGAVIGADVRIGRDCNVGARSAIQFALIGNNVLIHPGCSIGQDGYGFIFFGPEGHLKVPQTGRVLIQNDVEVGAGTTIDRGSLRDTVIGEGTKIDNQVQIGHNVTIGRHCLLAAQIGLAGSLTIGDNVALGAKVGINNHLKIGDGAQVTAMSAVKDDIPPNGRWGGHFAKPTKQWFREIIAVERLVRDSTADPKGEGRE, encoded by the coding sequence ATGGCGCAGCCGAACTTCTTCAAGCAACCCCCTTCGTCGACGCTGGCCGATATCGCCACGCTGACGAAGGCAGAGTTGGTCGACCCCGCGCGGGGCGGCCTCAAGATCAGGGGACTGGCGTCGCTCGACGAAGCCGGCCCCATGCATCTGACGTTTTTCGACAACCTCAAATACGCTGATCAACTCGCGTCGACCAAGGCCGGCGCGTGCCTGGTCAGCCCGCGTTTCGAAGCCAGGGTCCCCGCCCATGTCGCCGTGCTGCGGGCGGCGCAGCCGTTCCGCGCCTTCGTCACGCTCGCCCGCGAATGGCACGGCGACGCGCTCCGCCCGCAATCCTGGTGCGACAATGACGGCATCGCGCCGTCGGCGATCATTGACCCAACGGCCCATCTGGAGGACGGCGTGATCCTCGATCCGCTCGCGGTGATCGGCCCGAGGGTCGAAATCGGCGCCGGCACCGTGATCGGCGCCGGTGCCGTGATCGGCGCCGACGTCAGAATCGGCCGCGACTGCAATGTCGGCGCGCGCAGCGCCATCCAGTTTGCCCTGATCGGCAACAACGTGCTTATCCATCCCGGCTGCAGCATCGGGCAGGATGGCTACGGCTTCATTTTCTTCGGGCCCGAAGGCCATTTGAAGGTGCCGCAGACCGGCCGCGTCCTGATCCAGAACGATGTCGAGGTCGGCGCCGGCACCACGATCGACCGCGGCAGCCTGCGCGACACCGTGATCGGCGAGGGCACCAAAATCGACAATCAGGTCCAGATCGGCCACAATGTGACCATCGGCAGGCACTGCCTGCTGGCGGCCCAGATCGGGCTCGCCGGCAGCCTGACGATCGGCGACAATGTGGCGCTGGGCGCCAAGGTGGGTATCAACAATCATCTCAAGATCGGCGACGGCGCCCAGGTCACGGCGATGAGCGCGGTCAAGGATGACATCCCGCCCAACGGCCGCTGGGGCGGCCATTTTGCCAAACCGACCAAACAATGGTTTAGGGAGATTATTGCGGTGGAGCGTCTGGTGCGCGACAGCACGGCCGATCCGAAGGGCGAGGGGCGGGAGTGA
- the bamA gene encoding outer membrane protein assembly factor BamA: protein MMVGMRVRGGLVAALIMFAVPVAATLAAVLVSAPAAAQGVASIGVEGNRRVEVETIRSYFKAGPGGRLTQAEIDDGLKALIETGLFQDVRINQTGGRVVVVVVENPVIGRIAFEGNKKIKDEQLSSEIQSKPRGTLSRPMVQSDAQRIAEIYRRSGRYDVRVNPEIIEQPNNRVDLVFTITEGQKTGVKSVEFIGNVAYSSYRLKDIIKTHESNLLSFLGGGDVYDPDRVEADRDLIRRFYLKHGFADVQVVAALTEYDPDKKGFLVTFKIEEGQQYRVASVDFQSSIGTLDGNSLRSFSRVGVGSLYNAEALEKSVEEMQIEASRRGYAFAIVRPRGDRNFEQHTVSIVFTIDEGPRTYIERINIRGNTRTRDYVIRREFDISEGDAYNRALVDRAERRLKNLDFFKSVKIVTEPGSSSDRIILIVDLEEKSTGDFSVSGGYSTTDGALAEVSVSERNFLGRGLFAKASVTYGQYARGYSLSFVEPYLLDYRVALGLDLFQRQQLANSYISYGTKTIGFSPRLGFSLREDLALQLRYSIYEQQIQLPSNLANCNNNPNNGLLAFNPSPAFANLNNIPAGGTATSGGQSATDTSGIGLWCFSDGEASLPVRKELQSGQTLTSSLGYSLNYNTLDNNKNPTDGLIVDWKQDFAGVGGDVSYIKSAIDAKYYTPLVSDIVGVIHGQAGILNQLGNTPLRMLDHFQMGPNLVRGFAPNGIGPRDINPYGTGDALGGTKYWGVSAELQMPFWFLPKEVGLKGAVYADAGGLYDYKGPTEWIATGETNAPGCIKPTQVSATTSANPGTCLGLQYDDSKVVRSSVGVGLIWASPFGPLRFDYAVPLTKGRFDRVQQFKFGGGTSF, encoded by the coding sequence ATGATGGTTGGAATGCGAGTGCGGGGGGGCTTGGTTGCCGCCCTGATCATGTTTGCCGTGCCGGTGGCTGCCACGCTGGCGGCTGTGCTCGTGTCCGCGCCGGCAGCCGCCCAAGGCGTGGCTTCGATCGGGGTTGAGGGGAACCGGCGCGTCGAAGTCGAAACCATTCGCTCCTATTTCAAGGCGGGTCCCGGCGGGCGTCTGACCCAGGCCGAGATCGACGACGGCCTCAAGGCGCTGATCGAGACTGGCCTGTTCCAGGACGTCCGGATCAACCAGACCGGCGGCCGGGTCGTGGTGGTCGTGGTCGAAAACCCCGTGATCGGGCGCATCGCCTTCGAAGGCAACAAGAAGATCAAGGACGAGCAGCTCTCGTCAGAAATTCAGTCCAAGCCCCGCGGCACGCTGTCGCGTCCGATGGTTCAGTCGGATGCCCAGCGCATTGCCGAAATCTACCGGCGCTCGGGCCGCTATGATGTCCGCGTCAATCCGGAAATCATCGAGCAGCCGAACAATCGCGTCGATCTGGTCTTCACGATCACCGAAGGCCAGAAAACCGGCGTCAAATCGGTCGAATTCATCGGCAACGTCGCCTATTCGTCCTATCGCCTCAAGGACATCATCAAGACGCACGAATCCAATCTCTTGAGCTTCCTCGGCGGCGGCGACGTCTACGATCCGGACCGGGTCGAGGCCGACCGCGATCTGATTCGCCGTTTCTACCTGAAGCACGGCTTTGCCGACGTGCAGGTGGTGGCCGCGCTGACCGAATACGATCCCGACAAGAAGGGCTTCCTCGTTACTTTCAAGATCGAGGAAGGCCAGCAGTACCGGGTTGCTTCGGTGGACTTCCAGTCCAGCATCGGCACGCTCGATGGGAACTCGCTGCGCAGCTTCTCGCGCGTCGGTGTCGGCTCGCTCTATAACGCCGAGGCGCTGGAGAAGTCGGTCGAGGAAATGCAGATCGAGGCCTCGCGGCGCGGCTATGCCTTCGCGATCGTGCGCCCGCGCGGCGACCGCAATTTCGAACAGCACACCGTTTCGATCGTCTTCACCATCGATGAAGGCCCGCGAACCTATATCGAGCGCATCAATATCCGCGGCAACACCCGCACGCGCGACTACGTGATTCGGCGCGAATTCGATATCTCCGAAGGCGACGCCTACAACCGCGCGCTGGTCGATCGCGCCGAGCGCCGGCTGAAGAACCTCGATTTCTTCAAGAGCGTGAAGATCGTGACCGAACCGGGATCCTCGAGCGATCGCATCATCCTGATCGTCGATCTGGAAGAAAAATCGACCGGCGATTTCTCGGTGTCGGGCGGCTACTCGACCACCGACGGTGCGCTCGCCGAAGTCAGCGTTTCCGAACGCAACTTCCTGGGGCGAGGCCTGTTCGCCAAGGCGTCGGTCACCTACGGCCAGTATGCGCGCGGCTACTCGCTCTCGTTCGTCGAGCCCTATCTGCTGGACTATCGCGTTGCGCTCGGTCTCGACCTGTTCCAGCGCCAGCAGCTTGCCAACAGCTATATTTCCTACGGCACCAAGACGATCGGCTTCAGCCCGCGGCTTGGCTTCAGCCTGCGCGAAGATCTCGCGCTGCAGCTTCGCTATTCGATCTATGAGCAGCAGATCCAGCTGCCGAGCAATCTGGCGAACTGTAACAATAACCCGAACAACGGGCTGCTCGCGTTCAACCCGTCGCCGGCCTTTGCGAATTTGAACAATATTCCTGCCGGGGGTACTGCAACGTCAGGGGGCCAATCCGCCACCGACACCTCGGGCATCGGGCTGTGGTGCTTCAGCGACGGCGAAGCTTCGCTGCCGGTCCGCAAGGAGCTGCAGAGCGGCCAGACCCTGACCTCGTCGCTCGGCTATTCGCTGAACTACAACACGCTCGACAACAACAAGAACCCGACCGACGGCTTGATCGTCGATTGGAAGCAGGATTTCGCGGGCGTCGGCGGCGACGTCAGCTACATCAAGTCCGCCATCGACGCGAAATATTACACGCCGCTGGTTTCAGACATCGTTGGCGTGATTCACGGCCAGGCCGGCATCCTGAACCAGTTGGGCAACACCCCGTTGCGAATGCTCGACCACTTCCAGATGGGGCCGAACCTGGTGCGCGGCTTTGCCCCGAACGGCATCGGCCCGCGTGACATCAATCCCTACGGCACCGGCGATGCGCTCGGCGGCACCAAGTACTGGGGCGTGTCGGCGGAGTTGCAGATGCCGTTCTGGTTCCTGCCGAAGGAAGTCGGGCTCAAGGGCGCGGTCTATGCCGACGCCGGCGGTCTCTACGATTACAAGGGGCCAACGGAGTGGATTGCAACGGGCGAAACGAATGCCCCGGGCTGTATCAAGCCGACGCAGGTCAGTGCGACGACCTCGGCAAATCCCGGCACCTGCCTCGGATTGCAGTACGACGACAGCAAGGTCGTCCGCTCGTCGGTGGGTGTCGGCTTGATCTGGGCATCGCCGTTCGGACCGCTGCGCTTCGACTATGCGGTTCCGCTCACCAAGGGTAGGTTTGACCGAGTCCAGCAGTTCAAGTTTGGCGGCGGAACATCGTTCTAA